A genomic region of Gemmatimonadota bacterium contains the following coding sequences:
- a CDS encoding proline dehydrogenase family protein: MRSALLWGSQNRWLERQFRSRAFAKQAVARFMPGERPEDALAESSSLSERGIQSVLTCLGENVSSKAQVEAIVTDYLDLMDRIGAAELPTHVSVKLTHLGLDLDRDLTVRNLVRLAARAAEHRHTFWVDMEYSRYVDATLDVFEAARRERENLALCLQAYLHRTPEDLERIAGAGAAVRLVKGAYAEPASVAIPSKAEVDERFEELSLRLIELYDGRGQPHGLATHDVPLLRRVASEAARRGWGKDRWEVQMLYGIQRSAQNQLAAEGYTVRVLISYGEAWFPWYMRRLAERPANVGFVLRSMMGG, from the coding sequence ATGCGCAGCGCGCTGCTGTGGGGGTCGCAGAACCGGTGGTTGGAGCGGCAGTTCCGCAGCCGGGCCTTCGCCAAGCAAGCGGTCGCGCGCTTCATGCCGGGAGAGCGGCCCGAGGATGCGCTCGCCGAGTCCAGCTCGCTGTCCGAGCGCGGCATCCAGTCCGTGCTCACCTGCCTGGGCGAGAACGTCTCCTCCAAGGCCCAGGTGGAAGCGATCGTCACCGACTATCTCGACCTCATGGACCGGATCGGCGCGGCCGAGCTGCCCACGCACGTCTCGGTCAAGCTCACCCACCTCGGGCTCGACCTGGACCGGGACCTCACGGTGCGCAACCTGGTGCGGCTTGCGGCCCGCGCCGCCGAGCATCGCCACACGTTCTGGGTGGACATGGAGTACTCGCGCTACGTGGACGCGACGCTCGACGTCTTCGAAGCGGCCCGTCGGGAACGGGAGAACCTCGCGCTGTGCCTGCAGGCCTATCTGCACCGTACACCGGAGGATCTCGAGCGCATCGCCGGCGCCGGCGCGGCCGTGCGTCTCGTGAAGGGCGCCTACGCGGAGCCGGCGTCGGTCGCGATTCCCAGCAAGGCGGAGGTGGACGAGCGCTTCGAGGAGCTCTCGCTGCGTCTGATCGAGCTGTACGACGGACGGGGACAGCCGCACGGGTTGGCCACGCACGACGTGCCGCTGCTCCGCCGCGTGGCCTCGGAAGCCGCGCGACGCGGGTGGGGCAAGGATCGCTGGGAGGTGCAGATGCTGTACGGCATCCAGCGTTCGGCCCAGAACCAGCTCGCGGCGGAGGGCTATACCGTGCGCGTGCTGATCAGCTACGGCGAGGCCTGGTTCCCGTGGTATATGCGAAGGCTGGCCGAGCGTCCCGCCAACGTGGGGTTCGTGCTGCGCAGCATGATGGGCGGGTAG
- a CDS encoding M56 family metallopeptidase, protein MIAAWMLFTVVVSGAIALAALGAERLFRHAGVPLRFAWSAGLVAAVLLPAVRLSGLLPERSVAAPDASAPSGVFVLEGLSVTVPQGSATLLVDQWALAGWGILSCGLLALTVGALLSLRARARAWQATTVLGGPAWISEDTGPAVTGVLTPRIVLPRWALDAPDLPLMVAHEREHVRAGDGRLLAGAWALLLLVPWNAPLWWMVRRLRAAIESDCDARVLAKGDVRLRDYCELLLRVGARRSPGLLPAPALSEPASLLERRIDVLTARGRLGRTLRLVVGASVAVALGVACFTPQPEAGGPLAPELPEAGVTAADVTAGPTFTPFTVRPDLKNRQDVQAALVEEYPPLLRDAGVQGTVNVWFFIRDDGVVGDVRVQESSGHPALDEAALEVARVMEFTPALNGDEPVPVWVAFPITFQTASSQASVPVRPSLNGGETGRLETPEGVAYTPFTERPGLVDVEALQATLQAEYPPLLREAGITGTTLVWFHIDESGTVTDARVGRSSEHEALDEAALRVARAARFTPARNRGETVAVWVAFPIRFEPPTGG, encoded by the coding sequence ATGATCGCCGCCTGGATGCTGTTCACCGTCGTGGTCTCCGGCGCGATCGCCCTGGCGGCGCTCGGCGCCGAGCGCCTGTTCCGGCACGCGGGCGTCCCGCTGCGCTTCGCCTGGAGTGCCGGGCTGGTCGCGGCGGTGCTGCTGCCCGCCGTGCGGCTGTCCGGGCTGCTGCCGGAGCGGTCTGTGGCCGCTCCGGACGCGTCGGCGCCGTCCGGTGTGTTCGTGCTGGAGGGGCTGAGCGTCACCGTGCCCCAGGGCTCGGCGACGCTGCTGGTGGATCAGTGGGCCCTCGCGGGCTGGGGGATCCTCTCGTGCGGTCTGCTGGCGCTGACGGTCGGCGCGCTCCTGTCGCTGCGGGCACGGGCCCGCGCGTGGCAGGCCACCACCGTTCTGGGCGGGCCGGCCTGGATCTCCGAGGACACCGGCCCCGCCGTCACCGGTGTGCTGACGCCCCGCATCGTGCTGCCGCGCTGGGCGCTGGACGCGCCCGATCTGCCACTGATGGTCGCGCACGAGCGCGAGCACGTGCGCGCCGGGGACGGACGCCTGCTCGCCGGTGCCTGGGCGCTCCTGCTGCTGGTACCCTGGAACGCGCCCCTGTGGTGGATGGTGCGGCGCCTGCGCGCGGCCATCGAATCCGACTGCGATGCCCGCGTGCTCGCCAAGGGCGACGTCCGCCTGCGCGACTACTGCGAGCTGCTCCTGCGCGTCGGCGCGCGTCGCTCCCCCGGGCTGCTCCCTGCTCCGGCGCTGTCGGAGCCCGCGTCCCTGCTCGAACGTCGCATCGACGTGCTGACGGCCCGGGGGCGGCTCGGGCGCACGCTGCGTCTCGTCGTCGGGGCGTCCGTTGCGGTCGCGCTCGGGGTGGCCTGCTTCACGCCGCAACCCGAGGCGGGGGGACCGCTCGCGCCCGAGCTCCCGGAGGCAGGGGTGACGGCGGCCGACGTCACGGCCGGACCCACCTTCACGCCGTTCACCGTGCGTCCGGATCTGAAGAACCGCCAGGACGTGCAGGCCGCGCTGGTGGAGGAGTATCCACCGCTCCTGCGGGACGCGGGCGTCCAAGGCACCGTGAACGTGTGGTTCTTCATCCGCGACGACGGCGTGGTGGGGGACGTGCGCGTCCAGGAGAGCTCCGGACATCCGGCCCTGGACGAGGCCGCGCTGGAGGTGGCACGCGTGATGGAGTTCACGCCCGCGCTGAACGGAGACGAGCCGGTCCCGGTGTGGGTGGCCTTCCCGATCACGTTCCAGACCGCTTCGTCGCAGGCATCCGTTCCCGTTCGTCCCAGCCTCAACGGCGGAGAGACGGGTCGCCTCGAGACGCCGGAGGGTGTGGCGTACACGCCGTTCACGGAGCGGCCGGGTCTCGTGGACGTCGAGGCCCTGCAGGCGACGCTGCAGGCCGAATACCCACCGCTCCTGCGTGAGGCGGGAATCACGGGCACCACGCTCGTGTGGTTCCACATCGATGAGTCGGGCACCGTGACCGACGCGCGCGTCGGTCGCAGCTCGGAGCACGAGGCCCTGGACGAGGCGGCGCTGCGCGTGGCACGTGCAGCGCGCTTCACGCCCGCGCGGAATCGCGGTGAGACCGTCGCGGTGTGGGTGGCCTTCCCGATCCGGTTCGAGCCGCCCACCGGGGGCTGA
- a CDS encoding BlaI/MecI/CopY family transcriptional regulator — MGGVVDLVFAERELDVMTVLWDLGSATVAEVQERLADPLAYTTVLTVLRTLEEKGFVAHTEEGRAHRYHPTVARKAAQKSAADRLVTRVFGDSPELLLQQLVSDRRLSEAQLRRIRSLLDDRLKEEDR; from the coding sequence ATGGGAGGCGTCGTGGACCTGGTCTTTGCCGAGCGCGAGCTGGACGTCATGACCGTTCTGTGGGACCTCGGCTCCGCCACGGTGGCCGAGGTGCAGGAGCGGCTCGCGGACCCGCTCGCCTACACGACCGTGCTGACCGTGCTCCGAACCCTGGAGGAGAAGGGGTTCGTGGCGCACACCGAAGAAGGGCGGGCCCACCGCTACCACCCCACGGTGGCCCGGAAGGCGGCGCAGAAGAGCGCCGCCGACCGCCTTGTCACCCGCGTGTTCGGGGACTCTCCGGAGCTGCTCCTCCAACAGCTCGTCTCCGACCGCCGCCTCTCCGAGGCCCAGCTCCGCCGCATCCGCTCGCTCCTGGACGACCGCCTGAAGGAGGAGGACCGATGA
- a CDS encoding HD-GYP domain-containing protein, with product MERTAVTPYPDDHAGRVAEWTGRIAARLGFSADVCAGWARAARWHDIGKQHIPRSILEKPGPLSPAERREVERHPALGASMLAAGPPELRETACVIALTHHERWDGSGYPFGLRGEEIPLVARIVAVADVFDCLCTDRPYKQAYPQERACAILREGAGTLFDPVCVRALEDVVRPADGCVPQVSRRDAPVAIAAPARRRRRRVPAAAA from the coding sequence ATGGAGCGAACCGCCGTGACGCCGTATCCGGATGACCACGCCGGCCGGGTGGCCGAGTGGACGGGCCGTATCGCCGCCCGATTGGGCTTCTCCGCCGACGTGTGCGCAGGCTGGGCCCGTGCGGCCCGGTGGCACGACATCGGGAAGCAGCACATCCCGCGCTCGATCCTCGAGAAGCCCGGCCCGCTCTCGCCGGCCGAACGCCGCGAGGTCGAGCGGCACCCGGCCCTGGGCGCGTCCATGCTGGCCGCCGGGCCGCCCGAGCTGCGCGAGACCGCCTGCGTCATCGCCCTGACCCACCACGAGCGTTGGGACGGCTCGGGCTACCCCTTCGGCCTGCGCGGCGAAGAGATCCCCCTGGTGGCGAGGATCGTGGCGGTCGCGGACGTCTTCGACTGCCTCTGCACCGACCGGCCGTACAAGCAGGCGTACCCGCAGGAGCGCGCCTGCGCCATCCTCCGGGAGGGTGCGGGGACACTGTTCGACCCCGTGTGCGTGCGCGCCCTCGAGGACGTGGTGCGCCCGGCGGACGGGTGCGTGCCACAGGTGTCGCGACGCGACGCGCCGGTCGCCATCGCCGCCCCGGCGCGTCGGCGGCGCAGGCGCGTGCCGGCCGCCGCGGCCTGA
- a CDS encoding VOC family protein, whose translation MSLPHAPLAIGQIAVHVEDLPRAVGFYRDVLGLPLLFEAPPSLAFFDCGGVRLMLSGASEPGFDHPASILYYRVADIVAAHAALRERGATFVDEPHVVHRTERYALWMTFLRDTEGNTLALMEERTEA comes from the coding sequence ATGTCCTTGCCGCACGCGCCGCTCGCGATCGGGCAGATCGCCGTCCACGTCGAGGATCTGCCGCGCGCCGTCGGGTTCTATCGCGACGTCCTCGGGCTCCCGCTCCTGTTCGAGGCGCCGCCCTCCCTCGCGTTCTTCGACTGCGGGGGAGTGCGGTTGATGCTCTCCGGTGCGTCGGAGCCGGGCTTCGACCACCCCGCGTCCATCCTCTACTACCGGGTGGCCGACATCGTGGCCGCGCACGCCGCGCTGCGGGAACGGGGAGCGACGTTCGTGGACGAGCCCCACGTCGTGCATCGCACCGAGCGGTACGCGCTGTGGATGACGTTCCTGCGCGATACGGAAGGGAACACGCTCGCCCTGATGGAGGAGCGGACGGAGGCCTGA